A genomic region of Papaver somniferum cultivar HN1 chromosome 7, ASM357369v1, whole genome shotgun sequence contains the following coding sequences:
- the LOC113300067 gene encoding protein NSP-INTERACTING KINASE 3-like isoform X2, producing MERRNFLLWRLCSLVLVLMEASFATLSPSGINYEVVALVAIKNDLNDPHNVLENWDINSVDPCSWRMVTCTTDGHVSALGLPSQSLSGSLSPGIGNLSYLQSVLLQNNDISGPIPTEIGKLKKLQTLDLSNNKFNGVIPHSIGNLGNLNYLRLNNNSLNGPFPVSLSIIEGLTLVDLSYNNLSGSLPKVSARTFKIVGNPLICGSNSGHNCSAVSPDETLSFLPDALKEQPEAGVRTTHHIVIAFASSIGSVFIVIVVVGFLLWWRYRHDQQIFFDVNDQYDPEVCLGHLRKYSFKELRGATDHFNPKNILGTGGFGVVYKGCLQDGTVVAVKRLKDYNAVAGEVQFQTEVELISLAVHRNLLRLCGFCMTDTERLLVYPFMPNGSVASRLRDQLPGKPALDWSRRKKIALGTARGLLYLHEQCDPRIIHRDVKAANILLDEEFEAVVGDFGLAKLLDHHDSHVSTAVRGTVGHIAPEYLSTGQSSDKTDVFGFGILLLELITGQKALDFGRAVNQKGVMLDWVKKLHHERKLNLMVDKDLKNNFDRVEVEEMVQVALLCTQFHPSYRPKMSEVLRMLEGDGLAEKWEASQKVDTPKYRSLDNPQQRYSDFLDESTLDVEAMELSGPR from the exons ATGGAAAGGAGAAATTTCCTTTTGTGGAGATTGTGTTCACTGGTTTTGGTCTTGATGGAGGCTTCTTTTGCTACTCTTTCGCCTTCTGGGATTAACTACGAAG TTGTGGCACTGGTGGCTATAAAGAATGATCTAAATGATCCACATAATGTGTTGGAGAACTGGGATATCAATTCAGTAGATCCTTGTAGCTGGAGGATGGTTACTTGCACGACAGACGGCCATGTCTCTGCACT GGGGTTGCCTAGTCAGAGCTTGTCTGGGTCTTTATCGCCGGGAATTGGAAATCTCAGTTACCTGCAGTCTGT ATTGTTGCAAAATAACGACATATCTGGTCCTATTCCGACTGAGATCGGGAAATTGAAGAAGCTACAGACTCTTGATCTATCAAATAATAAATTTAATGGTGTGATTCCGCATTCTATCGGAAACCTTGGAAACCTGAATTATCT CCGACTCAATAACAACAGCCTTAATGGACCCTTCCCTGTATCGCTTTCCATCATTGAAGGTCTCACACTTGT GGACCTTTCTTACAACAATCTTAGCGGTTCCTTGCCAAAAGTATCTGCGAGAACTTTCAA AATTGTTGGAAATCCATTAATATGTGGATCAAATTCAGGACATAACTGTTCTGCTGTCTCGCCTGATGAGACACTTTCATTTCTACCAGATGCTCTGAAAG AACAACCAGAGGCGGGGGTACGAACAACCCACCACATAGTTATTGCATTTGCTTCAAGTATAGGATCTGTTTTTATAGTTATCGTTGTTGTGGGATTTCTTCTCTGGTGGAGATACAGACACGACCAGCAGATATTTTTTGATGTCAATG ATCAATATGATCCAGAAGTATGCTTGGGTCATCTGAGGAAGTATTCATTTAAGGAGCTTAGAGGGGCCACTGACCATTTCAATCCGAAGAATATTTTAGGAACGGGTGGGTTTGGAGTTGTTTACAAAGGATGCTTGCAAGATGGAACTGTGGTAGCCGTTAAAAGGTTGAAAGATTATAATGCAGTCGCTGGTGAAGTTCAATTCCAAACAGAAGTTGAACTGATAAGCTTGGCAGTCCATCGGAATCTACTCCGTCTATGTGGGTTCTGCATGACAGATACCGAACGTCTCCTTGTTTACCCCTTTATGCCAAATGGAAGTGTTGCATCTCGGTTAAGAG ATCAGCTTCCTGGTAAGCCAGCTTTAGACTGGTCAAGGCGTAAGAAGATCGCATTAGGAACAGCTCGGGGGTTACTGTATTTGCACGAGCAGTGTGATCCTAGAATTATACATCGTGACGTGAAAGCAGCAAACATACTTCTTGATGAAGAATTCGAAGCAGTTGTTGGAGATTTTGGATTAGCAAAGCTCTTGGACCATCATGATTCTCATGTAAGCACAGCTGTTCGTGGAACTGTTGGGCACATAGCCCCTGAGTACTTATCAACTGGACAGTCATCAGATAAGACAGACGTGTTCGGTTTTGGTATCTTGCTGTTAGAGCTGATCACAGGTCAAAAGGCGCTAGATTTTGGACGAGCAGTGAACCAGAAAGGTGTAATGCTTGATTGG GTTAAAAAGCTTCATCATGAGAGAAAACTCAATTTAATGGTAGATAAAGATCTAAAGAACAATTTCGATAGGGTTGAGGTAGAAGAGATGGTTCAAGTTGCTCTTTTATGTACACAATTTCACCCTTCTTACCGGCCGAAGATGTCTGAGGTTTTGAGAATGCTAGAAGGTGACGGCCTTGCCGAGAAATGGGAAGCCTCGCAAAAGGTTGATACACCAAAGTATCGATCCTTGGACAACCCACAGCAGAGATATTCAGACTTCTTAGATGAGTCGACGTTGGACGTTGAAGCAATGGAGCTTTCTGGCCCAAGGTGA
- the LOC113300067 gene encoding protein NSP-INTERACTING KINASE 3-like isoform X1, protein MERRNFLLWRLCSLVLVLMEASFATLSPSGINYEVVALVAIKNDLNDPHNVLENWDINSVDPCSWRMVTCTTDGHVSALGLPSQSLSGSLSPGIGNLSYLQSVLLQNNDISGPIPTEIGKLKKLQTLDLSNNKFNGVIPHSIGNLGNLNYLRLNNNSLNGPFPVSLSIIEGLTLVDLSYNNLSGSLPKVSARTFKIVGNPLICGSNSGHNCSAVSPDETLSFLPDALKEQPEAGVRTTHHIVIAFASSIGSVFIVIVVVGFLLWWRYRHDQQIFFDVNADQYDPEVCLGHLRKYSFKELRGATDHFNPKNILGTGGFGVVYKGCLQDGTVVAVKRLKDYNAVAGEVQFQTEVELISLAVHRNLLRLCGFCMTDTERLLVYPFMPNGSVASRLRDQLPGKPALDWSRRKKIALGTARGLLYLHEQCDPRIIHRDVKAANILLDEEFEAVVGDFGLAKLLDHHDSHVSTAVRGTVGHIAPEYLSTGQSSDKTDVFGFGILLLELITGQKALDFGRAVNQKGVMLDWVKKLHHERKLNLMVDKDLKNNFDRVEVEEMVQVALLCTQFHPSYRPKMSEVLRMLEGDGLAEKWEASQKVDTPKYRSLDNPQQRYSDFLDESTLDVEAMELSGPR, encoded by the exons ATGGAAAGGAGAAATTTCCTTTTGTGGAGATTGTGTTCACTGGTTTTGGTCTTGATGGAGGCTTCTTTTGCTACTCTTTCGCCTTCTGGGATTAACTACGAAG TTGTGGCACTGGTGGCTATAAAGAATGATCTAAATGATCCACATAATGTGTTGGAGAACTGGGATATCAATTCAGTAGATCCTTGTAGCTGGAGGATGGTTACTTGCACGACAGACGGCCATGTCTCTGCACT GGGGTTGCCTAGTCAGAGCTTGTCTGGGTCTTTATCGCCGGGAATTGGAAATCTCAGTTACCTGCAGTCTGT ATTGTTGCAAAATAACGACATATCTGGTCCTATTCCGACTGAGATCGGGAAATTGAAGAAGCTACAGACTCTTGATCTATCAAATAATAAATTTAATGGTGTGATTCCGCATTCTATCGGAAACCTTGGAAACCTGAATTATCT CCGACTCAATAACAACAGCCTTAATGGACCCTTCCCTGTATCGCTTTCCATCATTGAAGGTCTCACACTTGT GGACCTTTCTTACAACAATCTTAGCGGTTCCTTGCCAAAAGTATCTGCGAGAACTTTCAA AATTGTTGGAAATCCATTAATATGTGGATCAAATTCAGGACATAACTGTTCTGCTGTCTCGCCTGATGAGACACTTTCATTTCTACCAGATGCTCTGAAAG AACAACCAGAGGCGGGGGTACGAACAACCCACCACATAGTTATTGCATTTGCTTCAAGTATAGGATCTGTTTTTATAGTTATCGTTGTTGTGGGATTTCTTCTCTGGTGGAGATACAGACACGACCAGCAGATATTTTTTGATGTCAATG CAGATCAATATGATCCAGAAGTATGCTTGGGTCATCTGAGGAAGTATTCATTTAAGGAGCTTAGAGGGGCCACTGACCATTTCAATCCGAAGAATATTTTAGGAACGGGTGGGTTTGGAGTTGTTTACAAAGGATGCTTGCAAGATGGAACTGTGGTAGCCGTTAAAAGGTTGAAAGATTATAATGCAGTCGCTGGTGAAGTTCAATTCCAAACAGAAGTTGAACTGATAAGCTTGGCAGTCCATCGGAATCTACTCCGTCTATGTGGGTTCTGCATGACAGATACCGAACGTCTCCTTGTTTACCCCTTTATGCCAAATGGAAGTGTTGCATCTCGGTTAAGAG ATCAGCTTCCTGGTAAGCCAGCTTTAGACTGGTCAAGGCGTAAGAAGATCGCATTAGGAACAGCTCGGGGGTTACTGTATTTGCACGAGCAGTGTGATCCTAGAATTATACATCGTGACGTGAAAGCAGCAAACATACTTCTTGATGAAGAATTCGAAGCAGTTGTTGGAGATTTTGGATTAGCAAAGCTCTTGGACCATCATGATTCTCATGTAAGCACAGCTGTTCGTGGAACTGTTGGGCACATAGCCCCTGAGTACTTATCAACTGGACAGTCATCAGATAAGACAGACGTGTTCGGTTTTGGTATCTTGCTGTTAGAGCTGATCACAGGTCAAAAGGCGCTAGATTTTGGACGAGCAGTGAACCAGAAAGGTGTAATGCTTGATTGG GTTAAAAAGCTTCATCATGAGAGAAAACTCAATTTAATGGTAGATAAAGATCTAAAGAACAATTTCGATAGGGTTGAGGTAGAAGAGATGGTTCAAGTTGCTCTTTTATGTACACAATTTCACCCTTCTTACCGGCCGAAGATGTCTGAGGTTTTGAGAATGCTAGAAGGTGACGGCCTTGCCGAGAAATGGGAAGCCTCGCAAAAGGTTGATACACCAAAGTATCGATCCTTGGACAACCCACAGCAGAGATATTCAGACTTCTTAGATGAGTCGACGTTGGACGTTGAAGCAATGGAGCTTTCTGGCCCAAGGTGA